DNA from Ictidomys tridecemlineatus isolate mIctTri1 chromosome 12, mIctTri1.hap1, whole genome shotgun sequence:
ttttaaagtctagttATGTCTGCACAGTTTGTTACTATGGAACCACATGTGATGTCACAAATTTGACATTCTAAATGCAGAGCCAGACTGAGCATGGGAAGCAATAGGAAATGGAGCTGAAGAGACAAAATCCTGCGTAACAACAAGAAAATTTCAAGTTAAAGAAATGAGTCAAACAtctttgaaacagaaaaagaaagtgagtgaaccaaatgcctagactCTTACCAATAAGCTGAGGAAATGTAAATGTTAATCTACCCTTCACCTCAGGGAATGCCCcgcagaaaacaaataatttcagATAATGGCTCTATGTAGAGGAAAGCTGAggtagaagaaaaggaaactatGACAGGAAAACAATAGATTAACATTTACAGACTAACTCAATTCAGTAAGTCAGAGTTTCTTGAGCACATGATCTTAAATGGTAAGAAGTAAACACCCAATGTCTGTCTCTGAAGAATGCACAGCATAGAAAGACCAAGAAGAAACCCATAAAACAAAATTCAGTGCTCAGCAAAGTTTAGACAAAAGACACAGACAGTACAAACTTTACAGTACAGACAATGTTTACCTCTGTGATCTGCCCCCAGGCAACACTAAGCTGAATTTCAAAATGACTAAAGGAAGAGGGCATTACAAGGAGTCCAGGGTGGCATGTGGGCAAATACAAGTCATTTGGCATCTGTAGAACCTGAAAGAGTTGTACAAGTTGGAGATGGACAGGAGTGCATTACAAGGCTCCTGGTCTGTCTAACCAAGTAAATCagatttacattttataataagCTTGACAGATTTAGAAGTGGGAAGGATTTGAGGCCATGAAATCCGTTCAAAGGCCATAATCTAAGAACTATGATAAGAAGTCTGCAATAAAGTAATAgtaaagagagagaatgggaCTTAAAATATCTTTTGGAGTTAGAAATGATAGGATATTATGGTGACTGATATGGCAGTGGTGatgaaaaattttagaattagtttgAGAGCCATGTAGCTAATTCTCTGGGATCATATTCTTATTCAATTAACACTGATGACACATTCCTGGTCCAAGGCATACAGCATAAATGGATGAACAGAGATGGCTTCTGAAGGACCTTGGTCTGTTTAAGCTCcttaaacagaaaaatgacactAATCTTGGTCACATCAATGGTATTGAATTACTTGAAACAATGTAAACAGTTGCTAAGTTTATCTCCCAATGGAAAATTAAGACATGAATGTTTGAATAGGTTTCTGTAGAGTGAGTTATCTTCTTTTCTCCCATGTGgttttccttattaattttttaataaggaaaTGGTCTAGATGCTGAAAGTAATTTGACAGTAAGAACAGAAAATGTCTGTAATAAATCTTTACAGAATGAGAGTTCTCATTATTAAGACTCATAATAATATTGTTGAGGCTCAGATACTCAGAACCCTGGCACTTGagtaattaagaaaacaaataggGAAAAGGTTAGGGAGTGAGAATTattaaattatgctatgtgcatatacGAATGCCATAATGTATCCCACTATTATGTCAAATTACAATGCACAAAAAATAGCTGTTATTAATATATTCAAGgaaattaaagagaattttaccattaaaaaaaaaggaaaatgaacatgGAAATTTTCAATTCTATATGGCAAAGTGAAAAGTTCCATAAGTAGCAACTTTTAGAGgaaatgaagggggaaaaaaacagttcTGTACAAACAAGGTCATATTtaaatccaacctctgctgaaCCCTGGAAAATCCTCCCATAGCATTTCCCATAAGAATAATTAAGTGATAAATGTGTCAATATTTCAAACCAATGAAccaacaaatttttataaaaatgatttgtgtaattcatatttgtaaaatgtgttatttttatccAGGCTTGTTAGAATGGGGAAAATATAAGGTCTAAAGTTCATACTTTTATATTAGCAAGGAGAAAAATTCTGTTTTAGTTATCCTTTTATTCCCAAACCCAAAGTAtctaatgcccctgagtttaaaaattaataagtatttttttttgtttttatattaagaatGAGAATGGGATGAGGCAATCAAAAGAGAGtctagaaggagaaaaaagaaaggaaactgaaaaGTCGGGAGTTCGGCTAAGCAATCAGGTGAGCTGAACTCTGCGCCTTTGAGGAAAACAAGGAGCAGAAGGCGCAATGGCAAATTCCAAGAGGCAGGGGAATTCCTGgagagaaaactgagctgctgaTATCTGTAGTAAGGGATAAGTAATGTCCTCATGAGAAGGCTAAGAACAAACTTAGGAGACGCGGACCTCATCTTCCCCAGCGTCCACATCCGGCAGTTTATGCAGAATATGTGGTGTAGAAACTACAGCAGCCTCCTCCACTCAGCAGACAGGAGACTGGCCTCTGTCAGATCAGGGAGGGAATGGGAGTCTGGCCATCACATTGATCGTTTTCTGCACAATCTTTCAGATGAGGCATGCAGTCTATCCGAATCACCCGCTGAGATGTTGCCCCATGCGGGGTCACCCGTCGTGTAGACGCTGCCTTTGTGCAGTTGAGGGAACTAGCCCCTGCCGCACAATACGTATTTATATTCACGTGTGCCTGTTGTGGGAGCAGGGCCGGCAGATCACCATGATGAGGGTGAGCAGAGATTGCATGACCTGATTTGGGAGGGGAGCCCCAGGCAATCTGGGAAGGGGAAGGATGTGGGGAACAGAAACTCTTCGACTTGTCTCTCCATGGACTCCGCCCACAGGAAGGCCAGGGGGCTTTATGCCCTTGTAGGCGGTTACTTTAGAACCCTGCTGCAGACAAACACCGGCTATCCTCAGGCAAACCCATCAGGTAATTTTTCTAGTATGGACTAATAGATTATCCTTAAGAGAGGAAATGGGGGAAATGGAGGAAAGATGTTCAGCTGTACTAAGTATTATAAAAGGAGAATCATGGTTGAAAAAATAGGAGGCTATCAGACTTGGAGCCTTGGTAACTCAAGCTTCATACAGAAGTCAGGGTTGGGCCAGAGCTACAACAGTGCACAGGACTTAGGTTGAATAAAAGGTCACAGAGGCCAGGGGCCTTTTCAATGGTTGCTGTTATTTTTAGCCTGATATAACTATTCTGTAGTTATGCACACAGAAGCAACAAGTGGTGGGGAAACACATCCTGGCTCTCTTGTCTCCTTTAGGGATCCCAAGAGTCATTGCAGAAGCCAGACTCTCGAGCAAGTGTTGTACGAAGTCAGTGGTCTAGGACATCTCGGAGCCCATCCACCAAACCTCCATCAGTAGAGGAGTCAAGAAGCAGGAACACCAGTCTTAAGGTAAAACTAGAGATGAAAGGGTGGGGGGAAGCAGATTAAAAGCAATAATGGTTTACATCTATTGAAGCTTTCTACATGCCAGGCCCTATCCCTCtatactttatgtttttttagttaatttaacTATAACAAAAACTCTCTCATAAGCTCCCATTTTATCACTGAGGAAATTGAGGAATCAACTTGCTGAAGGTTTCACAGTAACTAAGTGGTAGAGGTCAGATTACAACTCAGGAGTTTCTATGTCTAGAGCCTGCACATTTTCTCTTacctttcttcatccattcaaaaaaaattcattgagtaCCCTTGgctctcagaagaggatatagaaaggttaaaagacaaaaaattaatcCCATTGGATTGTGTGTGCTTTGGCCCCTTAACTAGGCCTGATCACATAAGTaaaagtatatgtatatacatgtatatatagagaatttttttcagatgcagagaaaataaagatcTAGTCACTGGAAGaatatgtattcatacatgtattcatttatctatCTCTGTCAGGCTGGGCTCAACAATCTCATCAAGAACTTCCCTTTGAGTTACATGTGAAACAATcataaaaactgtaaaatatatgGATGTGTAATAATTTCTTACACACCTTAGTAGAAGAGACCCTTCTCAAGAATGGTTCCTACCTATTGAGGAAAAGGGTTTTCTGCTACTGAGCTGCTGCAGGTTACTGTAAAGGCAGTGAAAGGTTTTTGCTTCTCCAGTCTTAGCATTATTCACATGGCAAATAGGGAGACAGGCCCTCTCTATGCCAGGTGGAGAGTTCTGGTAGGAAGGTCTGGCGCAGCTTGCACATGGAGATAACTAGAGGCCACACAGTGAGGTACTGGCCAAGCAAGATCTGCTACTCAAGGTCTTTCAGAGGCCTCTGTCTAGGCAGGTACATGGCAGGCAAGGGCAGAACCTTGCAAACTGGGTGCCACCTGCCTGAGGGTGAGGAAAAGGACCTATATCTTAACTACTTACAACCAAAAAAGGTGATGCTGCCAGATGCATCTGTGAGGTGCTGATGGGGAAGCTAGGGGACAATGAAAGCAGTGTGTGTCTATTTAACAGAAATATGAAATTCCTAATTTCATAGACTAGAAATGCCTGACCCCTTTAGGCTCTATTTAAAGGAGCTTAGATGAACCATGATCCCTCTTGGACCAGTCCAGACAAAATAGGCAGCTTTCCTTTATCAGAGTTGGGCTGAGATGGGGATAAGGATCTGGATCAAACCTTGAATCCAGGCACCAATTTTCTTGCTCTAGCTCCAAAACAGCTCCACAACCTCCCGAACTTCATCTACTTCCCCCAGCCAGGAGGACTCTCCACCACCACAGGCTTCGCCAGAACCCTCTCCACCAATGCCCAAAACGCAGCCAGAGCCAGAAATGCCTCTCGAATCGCAGCCTCCCACGCCCCCCGAACCAGAGTCCAGCCAGAGGCGCAAGAAGTACGATGGCCCCACGCCCCCAGGGTCTGAGACCAGCAGGCGCAAGAAATACGATGCTCCCTCACTCCCAGAACCAGAGTCCAGCATCAGGCGCAAGAAGTATGAGCCTCCAGAAGCCTGGGCTCAAAGCCTTGGGCGTGATGTCCGCGATAACCGGAACTCTCTGGCGCGGGACACACGCAGTGACTCACGAGACTCGCACATGCAGCCGCGGGAATATTCGCGCCCGACTCCCACCGAGTGGAAGGCCTATTCCCAGCGTCGCCCGCACTACCCTACCTCCATCCAGATGGATCTCGACTGTATGTCGGAAATGCAACAGCAGAAGCTGCAGGAGGAAGACGAGATAGATGAGGCCTACTGGGCATCCGTGAAGCTGCTGTACGAGAAAATCCCCAGTTCCTCGCGCCCACGGCCGGTGAGCAGGCCCCCAGTGCAGGTACCCCAGGAGTGCCTCCTGCAGCCCCACAACCTCCCTCTAGTCCATTGCATAGCCAAGTCAGTTCAGGTTCTTCCCGCCCCACCGGCTCCTATGCAGTCCCTCTGTCTGTTGATATCTCCTCCTGTCCTTGCCCTTCTTTGCAGCCCAAACCCAAGAACGCCATCACCATCGCTGTGTCATCTCGGGCACTCTTCAACATGGTGGATGACAGGAGAATCTATGAGGAAGAAGGTCTGGAAAAGTACATGGAATATCAGCTCACTAATGAGAACGTCATCCTGACTCCCGGGCCCGCGTTCCGCTTTGTCAAGGTATCCACAAGATGTCTGGCTCTGCCAGGACCTTGGACTGCGAGAGAAGGACCAGGGCCCACCTTTGGGAACTCTACCAGTTCCCCCTACATTTTCTGGACGATTTTTGTCAATTTCCTAGGTCCTTCTCTCTACCTACCCCCAGAGATAATTCTAGTAAATTgaacattataaaaatttttaacatgcCTTACCTATGATTATTGCCCCAGTTCACCTTAGGTTTTCACTTATAGGACTTTAGCCCATAGTCCTAGATGTGGGACGTTACCTTTCCTATTAAGAAGCAATAATGAGTTTATAATCCTGAGTAGAAATAAAACATCTTATTAAAATGGGATGAAAGTCACTTTAGCTGCTCtggccacaaaaataaaaattaagaaaatgaagatgtTTCTGGTACTGAGGGGCATGAATATGCACTGAATATATAGCACTCATAACAGATCCTCTGTGTAATTTACACAATTATTACACAATAATATAGCCATTCGAAAACAAATGACACCTCTAGGAGTTGTAGGTAGAAAGAACTATGGAACCCCAGTAGAAGCATGAGAGGAAATCCCAAACCTAAAGACCCttggtttaaaaataatattccctTGCAGTAGGTATGGTAAAATTGGAACACACAGAGATGATCATTGTGGCCTCTGTAGAAAATGATGTATAAATTCCTAAAGCGTTCCGTATttttcacagtaaaaaaaaaatgatggttaGATTATCATAAGGGCagattttacaaattaaaacaaacaaagcataaaaaAGGTTAGCCTGATCCTTCTATCTATCCCCCAGAGATAATTCTAATAATACTAAATGTGTGATGTTTGAACACATTAAATGTAAACCTTAACAGTGGTCCTATGTATGGGAGgtggaaaatacagaaatgaatgGTATAAACTTGACATGAAGGAGCCATAATCTCTTGGTGAAGACTCTTCAGAGCTTGAATCTGATCCTGATGAGGTGcttcctctccagcctcccaagGCCCATCTTGCCTGTGCCTCTTTACTTACATCCTTGTTTATAACCTGCAGGCACTGCAGCATGTCAATTCTAGACTCCGAGATCTGTATCCTGATGATCAGGAATTATTTGATATTGTACTGATGACTAATAACCATGCCCAAGTGGGAGTGCGGCTTATAAACAGCGTCAATCACTatggtaagtaaaataaataccATGTGGAAGACCAGCTCATAGCTTTGGAAGAGAGAAGCCATGTTATTTTGCTAAACTGTGGCCTAACCAATGCAGTATCTTTGATATCGACACCCCCTCCTGAGTGAGGAATGTTTATTTGCCTATGTCAGAAGCAGAAAGGCCATGTTCATTTTTAACTTCAGCACAGAGTTGGGCTCAAAGCTCTGGACTTAACTTGTCAAGTGTGAATTTCAAAGTCTTAATCCCAGGCCCTgcaatatatttctgttttatgtttttcactTCTGAACTTGACTTCAAGGGGCCATCAAACCAAAAGCTTTCTCTGCCTGATCAAACTTCTTGTTCACCACATATCCATGTTAAGGGTTTAAAGGTTTtcacctctcctttcctcttaaAAATCTGATTCTCCTGACTGCTCTCTCTTCCATACATCAAATCCATACTCATGCCAGTAAAAGTGTCTTGATTCCTTTACATGGAAAATTTGATTGGCTCTAGTCTCCAGAGCATTTCCATCAGTATATCACTTTTTCCTAAAGTTTCCATTTTCCTTACTTTGAAATTATCTGACTTTTTATTTGGTGTACAACTATtcatttttctaaggaatatATCCAGTCTTGTTGGCATATTAAGTCAAAATCAGGTTTAAATtgtacacttttaaattttaggtttaaatTGTACACTCttaaattttaggtttaaatcgggcatatttataaataatcaaaatatattttgggttCATTACTGGGTTTAagttattgtgttttattttatattacccTAATTATAAGATTGCTATCTTACTGAgacatagttttaaaattttgccttttaaaaaatgcagccTTCATAGAAttaagaatgaaaagagaaaatgtatataaaagatTTAGCATAAATGAGTGGCATACAATAAtcattcaaaaaatgaaaaactactaTTTTTAAGACACGTGGTTTTATTTGATTTAGTAGGTGATATAGGTTTATACATCCCTCACCACATTGAGTCTGCTGAATTTGGAAGCATAAGGAATtagttatttaaatatgaaatccCCCAATGAGCCAATTGTGCACAACTTTTTCATGAAACCTCATTGATAAACTAACAGTTTTTCTCCAGAGTTAGTTAGTACTTTCTCTGCTGTGGTCTTTGTTATAACTTTTTACATacccagctcctcaggaaactGTGATCTCCTTTTGAAAAGGaacaatattttaatcatttctgaAAACCTAGTGTCACCAAATATTTTCTGGatcattaaattaataatttacagATTTGTAGGGTCCGATTTTGTGTCACTTATACCCAACATTAGTTCATGTTTAAAAGTAAAAGTATTTTCTTAGCATGAAAGCAGCCATACTTCACCTCTACTGTTGATGGATCCCACCCACTCCCTTTGACCCTACAGTGTCAAACAGCTGACTCAACTGATAGCTTACTTTATATTGCATGCATCTACCCAGCTTCTCATAGATCTACAAAAGACTCTGaatagatatataatattttattatatgtatgatATTATACTTCACCTAACTATACTCACATTATTGAACACGTTTTGCTTTCATATATAACCCTGAGCTAAGTAGAGAAtatagcccagtggcagagcacttgcctagcatgctccaaggctgggttcaatacccagtatcacaaagaacaaaaatgaataacCCTGACTTAAgatcttttaatataattttttatcagtatttcatattatttccttaggataaacCCCTGAAAGAAAGGAATCCTAGGTAGTATTTCAGACTTCTAAAAGCTCTTAATAGGTATTGTCAAATTAACTTTCTAGAAAAATTAACCAATTTATTCTTTGATCCACAGTATTAGTGGCTAGATGTCTATTTTACAAACTTATCACAAATAGGcagtgtatttttaattgttgatatgAAAGGCATTTAATAGTATATAAATGTTGAGTCTACTAATAATTTCATTAAAAGCTTCAAGTCAGAAAAGAGTgacaatttcaaatattttattgttcttgGAAAACAGTTTAAATCCTagcattatttattattactattgtattGCTACTGAAGAATGGTACTTAAAATAGAGCCATACTTGAtgacccccctttttttttattggttgttcacaacattacaaagctcttgacatatcatacttcgaactgATGACCCCTTTTTATCAAGTAAGGAGGTCACAATGCAACAAAAAGAGCACACTGCTGTAGTCTAAACAAGAGGAAAATACCTCAAGTCTGCCCTATGCAAGTGAATGGGTGGGTTAGACAGGTCTTTGTGTCTCATTATCCTTTTCTGTCTTAAGGATAATATCTGGCATGCTTT
Protein-coding regions in this window:
- the Nt5c1b gene encoding cytosolic 5'-nucleotidase 1B isoform X6, which codes for MSQTSLKQKKKNENGMRQSKESLEGEKRKETEKSGVRLSNQGSQESLQKPDSRASVVRSQWSRTSRSPSTKPPSVEESRSRNTSLKLQNSSTTSRTSSTSPSQEDSPPPQASPEPSPPMPKTQPEPEMPLESQPPTPPEPESSQRRKKRKKYEPPEAWAQSLGRDVRDNRNSLARDTRSDSRDSHMQPREYSRPTPTEWKAYSQRRPHYPTSIQMDLDCMSEMQQQKLQEEDEIDEAYWASPKPKNAITIAVSSRALFNMVDDRRIYEEEGLEKYMEYQLTNENVILTPGPAFRFVKALQHVNSRLRDLYPDDQELFDIVLMTNNHAQVGVRLINSVNHYGLLIDRFCLTGGKSPIGYLKAYLTNLYLSADSEKVQEAIQEGIASATMFDGAKDMSYCDTQLRVAFDGDAVLFSDESEQIAKEHGLDKFFQHETLFENKPLAQGPLKGFLEDLGRLQKKFYAKDERLLCPIRTYLVTARSAASSGARVLKTLRRWGLEIDEALFLAGAPKGPILVKIRPHIFFDDQMFHIEGAKKLGTITAHVPYGVGQKYHT
- the Nt5c1b gene encoding cytosolic 5'-nucleotidase 1B isoform X2, with translation MSQTSLKQKKKNENGMRQSKESLEGEKRKETEKSGVRLSNQMRHAVYPNHPLRCCPMRGHPSCRRCLCAVEGTSPCRTIRIYIHVCLLWEQGRQITMMRGSQESLQKPDSRASVVRSQWSRTSRSPSTKPPSVEESRSRNTSLKLQNSSTTSRTSSTSPSQEDSPPPQASPEPSPPMPKTQPEPEMPLESQPPTPPEPESSQRRKKRKKYEPPEAWAQSLGRDVRDNRNSLARDTRSDSRDSHMQPREYSRPTPTEWKAYSQRRPHYPTSIQMDLDCMSEMQQQKLQEEDEIDEAYWASVKLLYEKIPSSSRPRPPKPKNAITIAVSSRALFNMVDDRRIYEEEGLEKYMEYQLTNENVILTPGPAFRFVKALQHVNSRLRDLYPDDQELFDIVLMTNNHAQVGVRLINSVNHYGLLIDRFCLTGGKSPIGYLKAYLTNLYLSADSEKVQEAIQEGIASATMFDGAKDMSYCDTQLRVAFDGDAVLFSDESEQIAKEHGLDKFFQHETLFENKPLAQGPLKGFLEDLGRLQKKFYAKDERLLCPIRTYLVTARSAASSGARVLKTLRRWGLEIDEALFLAGAPKGPILVKIRPHIFFDDQMFHIEGAKKLGTITAHVPYGVGQKYHT
- the Nt5c1b gene encoding cytosolic 5'-nucleotidase 1B isoform X1; the protein is MSQTSLKQKKKNENGMRQSKESLEGEKRKETEKSGVRLSNQMRHAVYPNHPLRCCPMRGHPSCRRCLCAVEGTSPCRTIRIYIHVCLLWEQGRQITMMRGSQESLQKPDSRASVVRSQWSRTSRSPSTKPPSVEESRSRNTSLKVKLEMKGSTTSRTSSTSPSQEDSPPPQASPEPSPPMPKTQPEPEMPLESQPPTPPEPESSQRRKKRKKYEPPEAWAQSLGRDVRDNRNSLARDTRSDSRDSHMQPREYSRPTPTEWKAYSQRRPHYPTSIQMDLDCMSEMQQQKLQEEDEIDEAYWASVKLLYEKIPSSSRPRPPKPKNAITIAVSSRALFNMVDDRRIYEEEGLEKYMEYQLTNENVILTPGPAFRFVKALQHVNSRLRDLYPDDQELFDIVLMTNNHAQVGVRLINSVNHYGLLIDRFCLTGGKSPIGYLKAYLTNLYLSADSEKVQEAIQEGIASATMFDGAKDMSYCDTQLRVAFDGDAVLFSDESEQIAKEHGLDKFFQHETLFENKPLAQGPLKGFLEDLGRLQKKFYAKDERLLCPIRTYLVTARSAASSGARVLKTLRRWGLEIDEALFLAGAPKGPILVKIRPHIFFDDQMFHIEGAKKLGTITAHVPYGVGQKYHT
- the Nt5c1b gene encoding cytosolic 5'-nucleotidase 1B isoform X3, whose product is MSQTSLKQKKKNENGMRQSKESLEGEKRKETEKSGVRLSNQMRHAVYPNHPLRCCPMRGHPSCRRCLCAVEGTSPCRTIRIYIHVCLLWEQGRQITMMRGSQESLQKPDSRASVVRSQWSRTSRSPSTKPPSVEESRSRNTSLKLQNSSTTSRTSSTSPSQEDSPPPQASPEPSPPMPKTQPEPEMPLESQPPTPPEPESSQRRKKRKKYEPPEAWAQSLGRDVRDNRNSLARDTRSDSRDSHMQPREYSRPTPTEWKAYSQRRPHYPTSIQMDLDCMSEMQQQKLQEEDEIDEAYWASPKPKNAITIAVSSRALFNMVDDRRIYEEEGLEKYMEYQLTNENVILTPGPAFRFVKALQHVNSRLRDLYPDDQELFDIVLMTNNHAQVGVRLINSVNHYGLLIDRFCLTGGKSPIGYLKAYLTNLYLSADSEKVQEAIQEGIASATMFDGAKDMSYCDTQLRVAFDGDAVLFSDESEQIAKEHGLDKFFQHETLFENKPLAQGPLKGFLEDLGRLQKKFYAKDERLLCPIRTYLVTARSAASSGARVLKTLRRWGLEIDEALFLAGAPKGPILVKIRPHIFFDDQMFHIEGAKKLGTITAHVPYGVGQKYHT
- the Nt5c1b gene encoding cytosolic 5'-nucleotidase 1B isoform X4, translating into MSQTSLKQKKKNENGMRQSKESLEGEKRKETEKSGVRLSNQGHPSCRRCLCAVEGTSPCRTIRIYIHVCLLWEQGRQITMMRGSQESLQKPDSRASVVRSQWSRTSRSPSTKPPSVEESRSRNTSLKLQNSSTTSRTSSTSPSQEDSPPPQASPEPSPPMPKTQPEPEMPLESQPPTPPEPESSQRRKKRKKYEPPEAWAQSLGRDVRDNRNSLARDTRSDSRDSHMQPREYSRPTPTEWKAYSQRRPHYPTSIQMDLDCMSEMQQQKLQEEDEIDEAYWASVKLLYEKIPSSSRPRPPKPKNAITIAVSSRALFNMVDDRRIYEEEGLEKYMEYQLTNENVILTPGPAFRFVKALQHVNSRLRDLYPDDQELFDIVLMTNNHAQVGVRLINSVNHYGLLIDRFCLTGGKSPIGYLKAYLTNLYLSADSEKVQEAIQEGIASATMFDGAKDMSYCDTQLRVAFDGDAVLFSDESEQIAKEHGLDKFFQHETLFENKPLAQGPLKGFLEDLGRLQKKFYAKDERLLCPIRTYLVTARSAASSGARVLKTLRRWGLEIDEALFLAGAPKGPILVKIRPHIFFDDQMFHIEGAKKLGTITAHVPYGVGQKYHT
- the Nt5c1b gene encoding cytosolic 5'-nucleotidase 1B isoform X5 encodes the protein MSQTSLKQKKKNENGMRQSKESLEGEKRKETEKSGVRLSNQGSQESLQKPDSRASVVRSQWSRTSRSPSTKPPSVEESRSRNTSLKLQNSSTTSRTSSTSPSQEDSPPPQASPEPSPPMPKTQPEPEMPLESQPPTPPEPESSQRRKKRKKYEPPEAWAQSLGRDVRDNRNSLARDTRSDSRDSHMQPREYSRPTPTEWKAYSQRRPHYPTSIQMDLDCMSEMQQQKLQEEDEIDEAYWASVKLLYEKIPSSSRPRPPKPKNAITIAVSSRALFNMVDDRRIYEEEGLEKYMEYQLTNENVILTPGPAFRFVKALQHVNSRLRDLYPDDQELFDIVLMTNNHAQVGVRLINSVNHYGLLIDRFCLTGGKSPIGYLKAYLTNLYLSADSEKVQEAIQEGIASATMFDGAKDMSYCDTQLRVAFDGDAVLFSDESEQIAKEHGLDKFFQHETLFENKPLAQGPLKGFLEDLGRLQKKFYAKDERLLCPIRTYLVTARSAASSGARVLKTLRRWGLEIDEALFLAGAPKGPILVKIRPHIFFDDQMFHIEGAKKLGTITAHVPYGVGQKYHT